One region of Populus trichocarpa isolate Nisqually-1 chromosome 4, P.trichocarpa_v4.1, whole genome shotgun sequence genomic DNA includes:
- the LOC7470424 gene encoding serine/threonine-protein kinase STY46 isoform X1: MQQKLEVYNEILRRLQESNHEEANLPGFDDQLWTPFNSLPTRYALDVNVERAEDVLTHKRLLRLAHDPANRPAIEIRLVQAVDFKTTRGFVHDTSFWQVFLGFEGYMHEITFSTDDKPKLLSQLTSLVADIGLNIQEAHAFSTVDGWPYEETEQLRDALAKEVSKIEDREQFRIKYDTNHVAIPNDGTDVWEIDPKYLKFENKVASGSYGDLYKGTYCSQEVAIKILKPERVNSDLQKEFAQEVYIMRKVRHKNVVQFIGACTKPPSLCIVTEFMYGGSVYDYLHKQGGVFKLPNLLKVAIDVSKGMDYLHQNKIIHRDLKAANLLLDENEVVKVADFGVARVKAQTGIMTAETGTYRWMAPEVIEHKPYDHKADVFSFGIVLWELLTGKIPYEYLTPLQAAVGVVQKGLRPTIPKNTQPKLAELLEKCWQQDPALRPDFSEIIEILQQIAKEQVGDCGEWRKEKSSGRFLSVLRRK, from the exons ATGCAGCAGAAACTTGAGGTTTATAATGAGATTCTTCGTCGTCTTCAAGAATCTAATCACGAAGAAGCTAATCTACCTGGTTTTGATGATCAACTCTGGACTCCCTTCAATAGCCTCCCTACCag ATATGCGTTAGATGTGAATGTGGAGAGAGCAGAAGATGTGTTAACGCATAAGAGATTGCTGCGTTTGGCTCACGATCCTGCTAATCGACCGGCGATTGAAATTCGCCTTGTTCAG GCTGTAGATTTTAAGACTACGCGAGGATTTGTTCATGATACAAGTTTTTGGCAGGTGTTTTTAGGTTTTGAAGGATACATGCATGAAATTACTTTTTCAACTGATGACAAGCCAAAACTCCTGAGTCAG CTGACTTCCTTAGTTGCTGACATTGGGTTGAACATCCAAGAAGCGCACGCATTTTCGACAGTTGATGGTTGGCCATATGAG GAAACGGAGCAGCTCAGAGATGCGTTGGCAAAGGAAGTTTCCAAGATTGAG GATCGCGAGCAATTTAGGATCAAATACGATACTAATCATGTTGCAATACCCAATGACGGGACTGATGTGTGGGAAATTGATCCtaaatatttgaagtttgagAACAAAGTTGCCTCTGGATCGTATGGTGATCT GTACAAAGGTACATACTGTAGTCAGGAAGTGGCTATCAAAATTCTCAAGCCTGAGCGAGTAAATTCAGACTTGCAGAAAGAATTCGCCCAAGAAGTTTACATAATGAG GAAAGTTCGACATAAGAATGTCGTACAATTTATCGGTGCATGCACCAAGCCTCCAAGTTTGTGCATTGTAACAG aaTTCATGTACGGAGGAAGTGTCTATGACTACCTACACAAGCAGGGGGGTGTTTTTAAGCTGCCAAATTTACTTAAAGTAGCAATAGATGTTTCTAAAGGAATGGATTACTtgcaccaaaataaaataattcataggGATTTGAAGGCTGCAAATCTTCTCTTGGATGAAAATGAA GTAGTCAAGGTTGCTGATTTTGGTGTTGCCAGAGTGAAAGCTCAGACTGGAATTATGACCGCGGAAACTGGGACCTATAGATGGATGGCTCCTGAG GTCATTGAGCACAAGCCGTATGACCATAAGGCTGACGTATTTAGTTTTGGGATCGTGTTATGGGAGTTGTTAACTGGAAAG ATTCCATATGAATACTTAACCCCTTTACAAGCAGCTGTTGGAGTGGTTCAAAAG GGTCTACGGCCTACCATACCCAAGAATACTCAACCAAAGCTTGCCGAACTGCTAGAAAAATGCTGGCAACAGGATCCAGCTCTAAGGCCTGACTTCTCGGAGATTATAGAGATCCTGCAACAAATAGCAAAAGAG CAGGTTGGGGATTGTGGTGAATGGCGCAAGGAGAAATCGTCTGGCCGATTTCTATCTGTGCTCAGGAGGAAGTAA
- the LOC7470424 gene encoding serine/threonine-protein kinase STY46 isoform X2 produces MQQKLEVYNEILRRLQESNHEEANLPGFDDQLWTPFNSLPTRYALDVNVERAEDVLTHKRLLRLAHDPANRPAIEIRLVQVFLGFEGYMHEITFSTDDKPKLLSQLTSLVADIGLNIQEAHAFSTVDGWPYEETEQLRDALAKEVSKIEDREQFRIKYDTNHVAIPNDGTDVWEIDPKYLKFENKVASGSYGDLYKGTYCSQEVAIKILKPERVNSDLQKEFAQEVYIMRKVRHKNVVQFIGACTKPPSLCIVTEFMYGGSVYDYLHKQGGVFKLPNLLKVAIDVSKGMDYLHQNKIIHRDLKAANLLLDENEVVKVADFGVARVKAQTGIMTAETGTYRWMAPEVIEHKPYDHKADVFSFGIVLWELLTGKIPYEYLTPLQAAVGVVQKGLRPTIPKNTQPKLAELLEKCWQQDPALRPDFSEIIEILQQIAKEQVGDCGEWRKEKSSGRFLSVLRRK; encoded by the exons ATGCAGCAGAAACTTGAGGTTTATAATGAGATTCTTCGTCGTCTTCAAGAATCTAATCACGAAGAAGCTAATCTACCTGGTTTTGATGATCAACTCTGGACTCCCTTCAATAGCCTCCCTACCag ATATGCGTTAGATGTGAATGTGGAGAGAGCAGAAGATGTGTTAACGCATAAGAGATTGCTGCGTTTGGCTCACGATCCTGCTAATCGACCGGCGATTGAAATTCGCCTTGTTCAG GTGTTTTTAGGTTTTGAAGGATACATGCATGAAATTACTTTTTCAACTGATGACAAGCCAAAACTCCTGAGTCAG CTGACTTCCTTAGTTGCTGACATTGGGTTGAACATCCAAGAAGCGCACGCATTTTCGACAGTTGATGGTTGGCCATATGAG GAAACGGAGCAGCTCAGAGATGCGTTGGCAAAGGAAGTTTCCAAGATTGAG GATCGCGAGCAATTTAGGATCAAATACGATACTAATCATGTTGCAATACCCAATGACGGGACTGATGTGTGGGAAATTGATCCtaaatatttgaagtttgagAACAAAGTTGCCTCTGGATCGTATGGTGATCT GTACAAAGGTACATACTGTAGTCAGGAAGTGGCTATCAAAATTCTCAAGCCTGAGCGAGTAAATTCAGACTTGCAGAAAGAATTCGCCCAAGAAGTTTACATAATGAG GAAAGTTCGACATAAGAATGTCGTACAATTTATCGGTGCATGCACCAAGCCTCCAAGTTTGTGCATTGTAACAG aaTTCATGTACGGAGGAAGTGTCTATGACTACCTACACAAGCAGGGGGGTGTTTTTAAGCTGCCAAATTTACTTAAAGTAGCAATAGATGTTTCTAAAGGAATGGATTACTtgcaccaaaataaaataattcataggGATTTGAAGGCTGCAAATCTTCTCTTGGATGAAAATGAA GTAGTCAAGGTTGCTGATTTTGGTGTTGCCAGAGTGAAAGCTCAGACTGGAATTATGACCGCGGAAACTGGGACCTATAGATGGATGGCTCCTGAG GTCATTGAGCACAAGCCGTATGACCATAAGGCTGACGTATTTAGTTTTGGGATCGTGTTATGGGAGTTGTTAACTGGAAAG ATTCCATATGAATACTTAACCCCTTTACAAGCAGCTGTTGGAGTGGTTCAAAAG GGTCTACGGCCTACCATACCCAAGAATACTCAACCAAAGCTTGCCGAACTGCTAGAAAAATGCTGGCAACAGGATCCAGCTCTAAGGCCTGACTTCTCGGAGATTATAGAGATCCTGCAACAAATAGCAAAAGAG CAGGTTGGGGATTGTGGTGAATGGCGCAAGGAGAAATCGTCTGGCCGATTTCTATCTGTGCTCAGGAGGAAGTAA
- the LOC7470424 gene encoding serine/threonine-protein kinase STY46 isoform X3: protein MQQKLEVYNEILRRLQESNHEEANLPGFDDQLWTPFNSLPTRYALDVNVERAEDVLTHKRLLRLAHDPANRPAIEIRLVQVFLGFEGYMHEITFSTDDKPKLLSQLTSLVADIGLNIQEAHAFSTVDGWPYEETEQLRDALAKEVSKIEDREQFRIKYDTNHVAIPNDGTDVWEIDPKYLKFENKVASGSYGDLYKGTYCSQEVAIKILKPERVNSDLQKEFAQEVYIMRKVRHKNVVQFIGACTKPPSLCIVTEFMYGGSVYDYLHKQGGVFKLPNLLKVAIDVSKGMDYLHQNKIIHRDLKAANLLLDENEVVKVADFGVARVKAQTGIMTAETGTYRWMAPEVIEHKPYDHKADVFSFGIVLWELLTGKIPYEYLTPLQAAVGVVQKGLRPTIPKNTQPKLAELLEKCWQQDPALRPDFSEIIEILQQIAKEVGDCGEWRKEKSSGRFLSVLRRK, encoded by the exons ATGCAGCAGAAACTTGAGGTTTATAATGAGATTCTTCGTCGTCTTCAAGAATCTAATCACGAAGAAGCTAATCTACCTGGTTTTGATGATCAACTCTGGACTCCCTTCAATAGCCTCCCTACCag ATATGCGTTAGATGTGAATGTGGAGAGAGCAGAAGATGTGTTAACGCATAAGAGATTGCTGCGTTTGGCTCACGATCCTGCTAATCGACCGGCGATTGAAATTCGCCTTGTTCAG GTGTTTTTAGGTTTTGAAGGATACATGCATGAAATTACTTTTTCAACTGATGACAAGCCAAAACTCCTGAGTCAG CTGACTTCCTTAGTTGCTGACATTGGGTTGAACATCCAAGAAGCGCACGCATTTTCGACAGTTGATGGTTGGCCATATGAG GAAACGGAGCAGCTCAGAGATGCGTTGGCAAAGGAAGTTTCCAAGATTGAG GATCGCGAGCAATTTAGGATCAAATACGATACTAATCATGTTGCAATACCCAATGACGGGACTGATGTGTGGGAAATTGATCCtaaatatttgaagtttgagAACAAAGTTGCCTCTGGATCGTATGGTGATCT GTACAAAGGTACATACTGTAGTCAGGAAGTGGCTATCAAAATTCTCAAGCCTGAGCGAGTAAATTCAGACTTGCAGAAAGAATTCGCCCAAGAAGTTTACATAATGAG GAAAGTTCGACATAAGAATGTCGTACAATTTATCGGTGCATGCACCAAGCCTCCAAGTTTGTGCATTGTAACAG aaTTCATGTACGGAGGAAGTGTCTATGACTACCTACACAAGCAGGGGGGTGTTTTTAAGCTGCCAAATTTACTTAAAGTAGCAATAGATGTTTCTAAAGGAATGGATTACTtgcaccaaaataaaataattcataggGATTTGAAGGCTGCAAATCTTCTCTTGGATGAAAATGAA GTAGTCAAGGTTGCTGATTTTGGTGTTGCCAGAGTGAAAGCTCAGACTGGAATTATGACCGCGGAAACTGGGACCTATAGATGGATGGCTCCTGAG GTCATTGAGCACAAGCCGTATGACCATAAGGCTGACGTATTTAGTTTTGGGATCGTGTTATGGGAGTTGTTAACTGGAAAG ATTCCATATGAATACTTAACCCCTTTACAAGCAGCTGTTGGAGTGGTTCAAAAG GGTCTACGGCCTACCATACCCAAGAATACTCAACCAAAGCTTGCCGAACTGCTAGAAAAATGCTGGCAACAGGATCCAGCTCTAAGGCCTGACTTCTCGGAGATTATAGAGATCCTGCAACAAATAGCAAAAGAG GTTGGGGATTGTGGTGAATGGCGCAAGGAGAAATCGTCTGGCCGATTTCTATCTGTGCTCAGGAGGAAGTAA